A genomic segment from Scomber japonicus isolate fScoJap1 chromosome 11, fScoJap1.pri, whole genome shotgun sequence encodes:
- the serpine3 gene encoding probable serpin E3, with protein MCRLPVASLLVCFWLVERSQCNSSLQDSMGELHARFAVSLYQTLTQTQNNSNLIVSPVSVSLSLGLLQLGARGNTLAQLEETLGYNLNDAQVQDFLVHSQSDMDNSSQGMWLQQTCTLFIQSGVQLLTEFTQHAAAWSNTSVVRANFSQPNHTRSQLARAGHSHDETWPLQAGSSSGDLSGSGETQGEALWWGHRLQMALVNTVAFRGVWQKQFLFTNTQNLPFLLSDGTAIKVPMMYQATEVSFGQFRTTSDQRYTVLELPYLGHSLSLQVVLPSERKTPLSSLESQLTARQLASWDTGLRRTKMDIFLPRFRMQNKFNLRSVLPAMGISDAFNPTAADFTGISVEEGLYVSDAFHEVRIEVTEDGTKASAATAMVLLKRSRAPVFKADRPFLFLLRQSNTGSILFMGRVMNPADQSP; from the exons ATGTGTCGCCTGCCAGTGGCTTCCCTCTTGGTTTGCTTTTGGTTGGTGGAGAGGAGCCAGTGTAACAGCAGCCTTCAGGACAGCATGGGAGAGCTGCACGCCAGGTTCGCCGTCAGCCTCTACCAGACGCTCACCCAGACGCAGAACAACTCCAACCTCATAGTGTCACCTGTGAGCGTCTCCTTGTCCCTTGGGCTCCTGCAGCTCGGGGCCCGGGGCAACACGCtggctcagctggaggaaaCGTTGGGATACAACTTAAACG ATGCACAGGTACAAGACTTCCTTGTGCATTCACAGAGTGATATGGACAACAGCAGTCAGGGGATGTGGCTGCAGCAGACCTGCACATTATTCATTCAGAGCGGCGTCCAACTCCTGACTGAGTTCACACAACACGCAGCTGCCTGGTCCAACACCAGCGTGGTCCGAGCCAACTTTAGTCAACCCAACCACACCCGCAGCCAGCTGGCGCGAGCTGGACACAGCCACG ATGAGACGTGGCCCCTCCAGGCAGGAAGCAGCAGCGGGGATCTCTCGGGCTCAGGTGAGACCCAGGGAGAGGCCCTGTGGTGGGGCCATCGGCTGCAGATGGCCCTGGTCAACACGGTGGCCTTCAGGGGCGTGTGGCAGAAACAGTTCCTGTTCACCAACACACAGAACCtgcctttcctcctctctgatgGGACTGCCATCAAAGTGCCCATGATGTATCAGGCCACAGAGGTTAGCTTTG GTCAGTTCAGGACGACCTCAGACCAGCGTTACACGGTGCTGGAGCTGCCGTACCTGGGCCACTCTCTGAGCCTGCAGGTGGTCCTCCCCAGCGAGAGGAAGACCCCGCTGTCCTCCCTTGAGTCCCAGCTCACCGCTCGCCAGCTGGCCTCCTGGGACACCGGCCTGCGCAGAACCAAGATGGACATTTTCCTGCCCAG GTTCAGAATGCAGAATAAATTCAACCTGAGATCAGTGCTCCCCGCTATGGGCATCAGCGACGCCTTTAACCCGACAGCAGCTGACTTCACAGGAATCTCAG TGGAGGAGGGTCTCTACGTGTCTGACGCCTTCCATGAAGTGAGAATAGAAGTCACAGAAGATGGGACGAAAGCATCTGCTGCTACGG CGATGGTGCTACTCAAACGATCCCGTGCTCCTGTGTTTAAGGCGGACCGGCCGTTCTTATTTCTTCTGCGACAGAGTAACACAG gATCTATCTTGTTCATGGGCAGAGTGATGAACCCAGCTGACCAATCACCTTGA